The sequence CGTACGCGGCGCAGGTCGCTGCCGAGGATTGCGCCCGCAAGGCCGCCGATCACGGCATGCGCACCATCGAGGTCGAGGTGTCGGGTCCCGGTTCCGGCCGTGAGTCGGCGCTGCGCGCCTTCCAGGCCGCGGGCTTCACCGTGACGTCGATCCGCGACGTTACGCCGATCCCGCACAATGGCTGCCGTCCGCGCAAGCGTCGGCGCGTCTGACGCTATTCATCCAGCGGCGCTCCGAGCGCCGCAGGGGCCGCTGCGTTTGGCATTACCTAACCGGCCGAGGCCGGGGACGGGGGTGCCGGCCAGGGTGTCCGGGGCACCGTCGAAACCAAGGGTGACGTCGTGATTCAGAAGAACTGGCAAGAGCTGATCAAGCCCGAGAAGCTTGAGGTCGCGGTCGGCGGCGACCCGAAGCGCCTTGCGACCGTGATCGCCGAGCCGCTTGAGCGTGGCTTCGGCCAGACGCTCGGCAACGCGCTGCGCCGCATCCTGCTGTCCTCGCTCCAGGGCGCGGCGGTGACGTCGGTGCATATCGATGGCGTGCTGCACGAGTTCTCCTCGATCCCGGGCGTGCGCGAGGATGTCACCGACATCATCCTCAACATCAAGGACATCGCTATCAAGATGGCCGGCGATGGCCCGAAGCGGATGGTGGTGAAGAAGCAGGGTCCGGGCGTCGTCACTGCCGGCGACATCCAGACGGTCGGCGACGTGCAGGTGCTGAACCCCGAGCTGGTGCTCTGCACGCTCGACGACGGCGCCGAGATCCGCATGGAGTTCACCGTCGACACCGGCAAGGGCTACATCGCGGCCGACCGCAACCGTCCCGAGGACGCGCCGATCGGCCTGATCCCGGTCGACAGCCTCTACTCGCCGGTCAAGAAGGTCTCCTACAAGGTCGAGAACACCCGTGAGGGCCAGATCCTCGACTATGACAAGCTGACCCTGACGATCGAGACCAACGGTTCGGTCACGCCCGAG comes from Ancylobacter sp. TS-1 and encodes:
- the rpsK gene encoding 30S ribosomal protein S11 — encoded protein: MAKEVARIKRRERKNIASGVAHVNASFNNTMITITDAQGNTIAWSSAGAMGFKGSRKSTPYAAQVAAEDCARKAADHGMRTIEVEVSGPGSGRESALRAFQAAGFTVTSIRDVTPIPHNGCRPRKRRRV
- a CDS encoding DNA-directed RNA polymerase subunit alpha is translated as MIQKNWQELIKPEKLEVAVGGDPKRLATVIAEPLERGFGQTLGNALRRILLSSLQGAAVTSVHIDGVLHEFSSIPGVREDVTDIILNIKDIAIKMAGDGPKRMVVKKQGPGVVTAGDIQTVGDVQVLNPELVLCTLDDGAEIRMEFTVDTGKGYIAADRNRPEDAPIGLIPVDSLYSPVKKVSYKVENTREGQILDYDKLTLTIETNGSVTPEDALAYAARILQDQLEIFVNFEEPKRETESPAIQELPFNPALLKKVDELELSVRSANCLKNDNIVYIGDLIQKTEAEMLRTPNFGRKSLNEIKEVLASMGLHLGMEVPGWPPENIEDLAKRFEDHY